The region aataatgaatatttcttattgtttttccattgtaatttacGTATGTGATTATCATTCTTACAGAGTCTTGCTTACTATCATTTTGCCTAGTAGTAGAATAGTAACGAATGATTCTCATAAAAAGTAGTTAAGTAAAATTAGATGGCGCTCGTCGCCTTTTGCCAAGTCCATCATACATTGACACCAGTGTGTGGGCACCATTCTCAATTGAAAAATTGCATTTACCTGTAGTCTAATGGTTCGGTTCAATGTCATTGCGCAATAGCATCAGaacgttaggaaaaagttggcgatttttacgacaaaaacattttttcccgtgaaaaatatgtatgcacgctggttccagtcagtttaaacggtgtttccagatatactctgataacatcaattgtatttgatggtattttaaacttgttgtcttgagttgtcgtgagttgtcgtgaaatcggcccgttgacgctaattagtgtgacccaTGTCCATTGACTAGCCTATATCACGGAAATAGATGCAAACTTAACAGTGGAGAATTTCTGTTGAATGTCTACATTGTTCATTATGAAGATCTTATAACAACCCACATCATATTGAGTCCCAGGATAATATACAAGTACAGATGAATTTAATTGGTATACACATTTCTGATATAAGGAAGGACTGTATTTTCTAGACTAATCATTATGAAAAGAACTGTCCCTAAAATCTaatatcatttacattattGACAAAGTCATTGTCCTTTTCTTaacttttcctctttttttttcttgttttcaggATGTATCCAAACTCCACCCTTCATCACCAGATGTCATCAGCAGACAAGCCACCATTAATATTGGTAAGAGAGTCCAGATGAAACGAAAGCTACCCTTTATTTTATAATCCATAGTAACAATGCTATAATAAGTCAGCCATAATAAAATAGATTTTTGGATGTTGGTCTCTACAAAGTTCCTATTACCATATAGTAAAGTGGCTCAACAAGTCAAGAAGTCAGTTTATtttgaatttgtaaaaaaaaaaaagtcaaacacTTTAACTTCAATGCCAAGTTTCATATGATTTACATTCTAATTGAATAACAAAATTCTGTTTTCAAATGTTCATTGGGTTTCTGGTAAGTTCGTTTGAAGGTGGTGAGTACTAAGTAAATAACTGCAGGAAGAATGAAATGATCTGCTTCTTTGCTTGAATTTCTTCACCACTTCTGCTTTCCCCTGAATCACAGTAATCTTGATGGGAAAGTTCTAGgaatggggttggggggggggggggtttctggGATGCAATGTGTTCTGAAATCCAGATTAAAGGTCCATATTGCATTTATCTGGAATGTTTAGCATTCCATTTTCACTTATCAGCAACTTGCGATTGATTAAGGAGAGAATACTGTAATAGAATTTTCACTCGGTGAATCCTAATTAATGAGTAATAAACCTTTTCgtaaaaattgacaattttgttcTCCCAAACAATTATGCAAACCACTCCTttctcattcatattttaaacttAACCAATCAAATTGTTAGAAAATAACAAATACTCctacaatatactgtactatattgtGTATTGATACTATATACTAAACTTGCACAGACTACATGTATACTACCCCACCAATGCATGACAAAATGACATAGCTAGTATAGAAAGTTCCATTTGCATCTAGCTTCTTCTTCTCGTCCGTGTAGATTCTTTCCGTAGGCAGGTTAATCATGCTTTAGGCCCTCAGTACAATAAATCTACCGTATTTAGTAACATTTTGTTCAGTTTGACTAATCAGTGTCCAAGACTGGCTATTCGCTGTCATGTCCGATACCGGGCGTGATTCGTGATTGACAACTGTTAATGAGCTTGGTAATCTGTGATGGCTTTGGTCATGATTCATTCATCTATATtgcaaattttgtaaagttAAGTTTCATGATACTGTACATCTTAATGGGTTTCATTTTCGAATTGGAATCCGGTAATAAACAGATTTTAAATGTCACATGCTCCTGTAGGTAGCAATTCAAGAATAGATTGACAGGAGATTAATTTATCAAGATAGATCTGTGAGGATCAAAGCAGTAAATAAATCTTTTCTTAGTTTTGCCAGTAAGTTGTAAACATGCATTAACTAAGGAAAGCTAATTGGAAAAGCATTTGGTATGGAATATATTCTGAGTAACAGACAATGATATATTAACtctcccaccacccccctctctgctccccactcccacccccctccatgCCAGTCTGTGTAAGTGTGGCTATGATGTGGTAGATATGCACCTTTTTGTCTGTTAGCCTAACTACCAAATCTGTTTGTCTCCACTCTCCGGTTTGTTACAGGTACCATCGGTCATGTAGCCCACGGAAAGTCGACCGTCGTGAAGGCCATCTCTGGTGTACAAACTGTGCGGTTTAAGAATGAGTTAGAAAGGAACATCACCATCAAACTAGGATATGCCAATGCTAAGGTCAGTTGGACTATATACTGTATCCCTGTGTACATTCTTGTCATGAGAATCTGGGTAATTTTGAAGGAATCCTTTGCAATTTTGAGTCGCTTTTTCTGGCACAAATTATTGCTTTTGGACGAAGGTGGAGCTGTTTGCTTCCGTTTCAGTGTATTTGCTTATTTTAATTGACAGTGTGAACACTCGCTGAATACTAATGTTACTACAGCAAAAAGTTTGTGTCCAAGGGATGCAAGTCCCAAAAGAACGTTTGCGTCCCGTAAAAAAAGCttgcgtcccgatcgaacaTCAATTGCATTTACTAGTATAAGAAGgaagaaagatgttcattcaaaaatgtattATTCATGTTTTGCGtaggcctagttgtgagtgtgtgtacttggggtttgttctTTCATTGCACAgtgacctacagtactgtatgcaaGTGTGCGTTAAGTTCAGTAGCGTTTAATAATATTACAGAGTGGTTAATGTTGTGCACTAGCTCTGACAGCACTACGTTAATGTAAATGGGTGTATTAGCTGTCTAGGAGAACGATAAGAGTCATCGGGTTTTTCTTCACTTCAAAGAAGAGCAGTCTCAATGTgatgaatgatgatgataaaaggcCGAATTACAGTACCCCCTCTGCTGCACCCCTTCCACCCTGGCGGTGTTGAAGGGGAGCCGGTCGTGGTTCCATGAAAATATTCCGTGCAGCGATACTTATAACGAATCTGACATCGATACATTGAGTCTCTCTTCCATTCTTTGCATGTCAGCGGCAAATCTCTTGAAATCGTACTAGAGTTCTCGTTTCATTGCCCAACATTCTTACGGTTATTGACGTACTGTAGTAACCTAGATTTGTCTACGGTTGCTTATAGGATATCTTGATGGTACCCAGGTACCCATCTTAATCTACTAAACCGGTCTTTGCCTTGCCGATGAACAACTGTGATATCAAGATTGATTTTCGAGcatttttgattcctaatttatCATCTTAATTTCACTAACATACCGCTGTTAAAATATCATCTCAGGGTAAGATATCAACAGTGCAAAAGTATTCCTACAGATGGCTGtattatttctttccatttcttttgttttttctctctagATTTTTAAATGTAATGCCGCACAGTGCTACAGGCCTGTTTGTTTCAGGTCGGCAGGCAGTAACAAAGAGGATACCTTTCCCTGTGATAGGCCCGGCTGTACGGGAACCTTCACCCTTCAAAGGTTTGTAACATGTCCCTACAATACGGCATGTCACAAGGTACTGGTGTCGTGAAGAGAGAATATGTGATTCTAATTGTCATTTATGGCAAACCGTAAAGCAAGATCTCATCTGAAAATGTGACAGTCTGAGGAAAGGTTCTGAGTGGAGATGGACCGAGTGAACGGGCGTAGCAGTCTCATAAACAGAATAGCACATTCGTTTGGCAAATAGAGGTCGTACTCCTCAGTTGAATAAAATACTAGTAGTAAAGCTGTCCCTCTTTCCAACCCAAATTCTCCCCCACTCTTGAGGCTGAAAAATAGTCGATTGAAGGAATTGTCCAGAGAAGGGAACAAGATGGAAGGATATTTCAAAAatctacccccccccaaaaaaaagaagttgttTGGTCAGTATGGTGACATGTTTTATGCTTGAATGTGCTAGATGCAAATCTGTTAGTTGATACGTTTAAACTAATTACCATTAAGAACAGCCAGCTGAAAAACAAAGAATCAGTTTAGTGTGCTGTGTATATGAATACTTTAGATAATGCCCCTACCCACCCCTCCACGCAACCCGCTCTCCCGCAACCCGACATATCGGATTAGCATTCTGCTTAGAAAGTGATAAATTTGAGAGCAAACGTTGCATTGACAAAGATTTTATTATGACCGTCTTCTTTCTTGTCTCTCCAGACACGTTTCCTTTGTTGACTGTCCTGGTCACGACATTCTCATGGCAACCATGTTGAATGGAGCCGCAGTCATGGATGCAGCGTTGTTGCTCATAGGTAAAGTGATGCTGTAATAATTCACCAGGGCTCTCTCTCTGGTCTTTGTGATGGGGAGTCCTTTAATGCTGAGATCTGTGGGGTCTTTGACCTGTTAGCCTTGCAAAGTGTGctagtttcttcttcttcttttaattaCCTTTCTGATATACTAAAGATAATATTTTAACAGGTGTAAAGTTAGGTTTAAGAAATGTTGGGCAACCTGATTTATAGCCAGCTCATGCAGGCAAGTAGAAAAGTTTTTAGTGCAAAAGATATGATTTTATAGACCTGTTGTGATATGAGGTCATGAGTCAATGCTACAAAAGGACTTATGATGGCAGCTTCACCAGTCAAGCCatagaaaatgaaatttgtgTCCTTATGATAATCGAGAAGAGGCGTAGCTAATGGATGCCTATGTCCTCTCGCTTCCCCCAGCCCTTTCCCTGTcgcacacatttttttttaaaagcacACAAAAAAGGGGAGAaagaatataaaatgaaaataatagtaCTGCCCttgctatatatgtatgtatatagagagagatagatatatatatatatatatatttatagatatatatataggacataaataggatatatatatatatagatatatatatatatgcatatatatgtatataggacAACATGTTGTCCTTAAAAAGTGTCACACCTCCCCCATCCCTGTccccccttcctcctctttcCCTCCCTGTATCATTTAAAATTGACGATGGGTGTATTAGCGGTCTAGGGTCATCAGAGGACCTTTTAGCACAGATGGAGTTGAACAATTTATGCTAATGGCAATAAGCAGTCCTCCATATGTCACCCACGTCAGCCTaatgtcttatttttttttatttcaaagaagagCAGTCACAATGTgatgaatgatgatgataaaaggcCGAATTACAGTACCCCCTCTGCTGCACCCCTTCCACCCTAGCGGTGTTGAATGGGAGCCGGTCGTGGTACCATGAAAATATTCCGTGCAGCGATACTTATAATTAATCTGACATCGATACATTGAGTCTCTCTTCCAATCTTTGCATGTCGGCGGCGAAATCTCTTGAAAAATCGTACTAGACTTTTGGTTCATTGCCCAATTTCTCCTACTTGACATTCTTTTCTCAAGCTGGTAACGAGTCCTGTCCACAGCCCCAGACGTCGGAACATCTGGCCGCCATCGAAATCATGAAGCTTAAACACATACTGATTCTCCAGAATAAGATCGATCTCGTGAAAGAGAGTCAGGCGAGGGAACAGTACGAACAAATCTTAAAGTTTGTGGAAGGTAagattcttctttctttctttaatttgtCAGAATATCCTCCTTAAGTTCACAGAGCAGGTTGTGCATGTCAGCAGTGTGTGAACACAAAGCCCTATTGTTTTCCTGGACCAAACCTCTCCGAGATGTTCTCTTAACACAACCTTTCTTGTTTTCTGATTCTGAAGGTACGGTGGCCGAAGGTGCCCCTGTCATTCCGATCTCAGCGCAGCTGAAACACAACATTGAGGTCTTATGCGAATATATCATCAAGAAGATTCCAATCCCGACAAGAAATTTCACGTCAAAGCCACGTCTTATAGGTGAGCCTCGACAGCCCGGTCTCAGGTTGTAGTGACGGGAGGGTTATCTGAAAGGGCGTTTAGGGTGGAGCGATGCTGTTGAGAAAAGGATTTAAAAAGACATCGACTCTCTTCCCCAGTTTGGTGGTTGTCACGCTGCACAAAAACTTAAAATTGTTATCGTGAGAGATGGTATAtagtagtgtttgcacggggtatccgggtacccggttcctgatatttggacccgtgtaaacactagtgtaAGGACTGTAAAATGATAAATGCTCTTGAGTCGTGGTTTTATGTCTATGACATTTTAATTTCGTGGGAAATTACCCTTTTAAATATGGCAGACAAATCGGTGAAAGTTGCTGCCTTACTGGGGACTACATACTAATCTAGCGTATTA is a window of Apostichopus japonicus isolate 1M-3 chromosome 21, ASM3797524v1, whole genome shotgun sequence DNA encoding:
- the LOC139962560 gene encoding eukaryotic translation initiation factor 2 subunit 3-like, coding for MNSEGTLNPHLAKQDLEKLDVSKLHPSSPDVISRQATINIGTIGHVAHGKSTVVKAISGVQTVRFKNELERNITIKLGYANAKIFKCNAAQCYRPVCFRSAGSNKEDTFPCDRPGCTGTFTLQRHVSFVDCPGHDILMATMLNGAAVMDAALLLIAGNESCPQPQTSEHLAAIEIMKLKHILILQNKIDLVKESQAREQYEQILKFVEGTVAEGAPVIPISAQLKHNIEVLCEYIIKKIPIPTRNFTSKPRLIVIRSFDVNKPGCEVPDLKGGVAGGSILQGVLRVGQEIEVRPGIVTKDNEGKLQCIPIFSKIISLFAEKNDLQYAVPGGLIGVGTKIDPTLCRADRLVGHVLGAVGALPDIYTELEISYFLLRRLLGVRTEGDKKGAKVQKLSKGEVLMVNIGSLSTGGRVVAVKMDLAKIVLTNPVCTEVREKIALSRRVEKHWRLIGWGEIRKGVTIKPTVDA